One Pseudomonadota bacterium genomic window carries:
- a CDS encoding ATPase produces the protein MQASSSTGEVSRPALTKVAPATQAPRQAADDLSWRILQLLNVFRVLAAILLLMLFASADQPRIFGAQQPTLFVAICGLYLGIGVSNMAAVARRWPSRITQISWSVALDIAVITTLSHASGGISSGLANLLIIVIGASALVLPRKRTLLAGSLAVLAILGDQAWLLMDTPPIAKDFTAAGLLSGIILTMALLMAPVARRIQETEALARQRGVDLANLAELNQYIVQHLRESIVVVDKDNQVRLMNASAASILGSPRRQPARHLSEVSPRLYMLLKAWRRNPEEFRQAQPSFIAADGDRVINPQFAPLRESGGDAMLVFLEDTSMLAEKVQQSKLAALGRLTASIAHEVRNPVGAMSHAAQLLRESAVMTSTERRLTDIIHTNGQRVSQIIENILQLSSRNTTAPERLQLEPWVADFADEFSQTQQVDRSRLRVASAGPAPEVQIDPGHLHQVLWNLCENAIKYACPDDGSIDLKIGRLRGSERPYLEVGDRGKGISEADAERIFEPFFTGEQGGTGLGLFICRELCECNRATLIYQPRPDGGSIFRITFSDPQRWENNA, from the coding sequence ATGCAGGCAAGCTCGAGCACCGGCGAAGTGAGTCGTCCGGCCCTGACAAAAGTTGCCCCGGCAACCCAGGCGCCCCGTCAGGCCGCCGACGACCTCAGTTGGAGAATACTGCAGCTACTGAATGTATTTCGGGTCCTGGCCGCAATATTGCTGTTGATGCTTTTTGCCAGCGCCGATCAACCGAGGATTTTCGGCGCCCAGCAACCGACGCTGTTCGTTGCGATCTGCGGCTTGTACCTGGGAATTGGCGTTAGCAACATGGCTGCGGTTGCGCGCCGCTGGCCATCGCGAATCACCCAGATATCGTGGTCGGTGGCGTTGGATATAGCCGTCATTACGACGTTGAGTCATGCCAGCGGCGGCATCAGTTCTGGCCTGGCAAACCTGCTGATCATTGTCATCGGCGCCAGCGCGCTGGTCCTGCCGAGGAAAAGGACCCTGCTGGCCGGGTCTTTGGCGGTGCTGGCAATACTCGGGGACCAAGCGTGGCTGCTCATGGATACGCCGCCGATCGCCAAGGACTTTACCGCGGCGGGGCTACTCAGCGGCATTATCCTGACCATGGCGTTGTTGATGGCTCCGGTTGCGCGCCGGATACAGGAAACGGAAGCATTGGCAAGACAACGCGGGGTGGACCTGGCGAACCTCGCGGAACTGAATCAATACATCGTCCAACATTTGCGGGAAAGCATCGTCGTCGTGGACAAGGATAACCAGGTTCGGTTGATGAATGCCTCAGCCGCCAGCATCCTGGGCTCACCGCGCCGCCAGCCTGCCAGGCACCTGTCCGAAGTCTCGCCGAGGCTGTACATGTTGCTAAAAGCCTGGCGGCGGAACCCGGAAGAATTCCGCCAGGCGCAGCCTTCGTTTATTGCCGCCGATGGAGATCGCGTGATCAACCCCCAGTTTGCGCCGTTGCGGGAAAGCGGGGGCGACGCGATGCTGGTTTTCCTCGAAGACACCAGCATGCTGGCGGAAAAAGTTCAGCAATCGAAACTCGCTGCACTGGGCCGGCTGACCGCCAGCATCGCCCATGAAGTCCGTAACCCGGTTGGCGCGATGAGCCATGCGGCCCAGTTGCTCAGGGAATCCGCGGTCATGACCAGCACCGAGCGGCGGCTGACCGATATCATCCATACCAATGGACAGCGAGTCAGCCAGATCATCGAGAACATACTGCAATTGTCCAGCCGCAATACCACGGCGCCGGAACGGTTGCAACTCGAACCCTGGGTGGCCGATTTTGCCGATGAGTTCAGCCAGACCCAGCAGGTGGATCGCAGCCGGCTCCGGGTTGCCAGCGCCGGCCCGGCCCCCGAAGTGCAGATCGATCCCGGCCATTTGCACCAGGTGCTGTGGAACCTGTGCGAAAACGCAATCAAGTACGCCTGTCCCGACGATGGGTCGATCGACCTGAAGATCGGCCGCTTGCGCGGCTCCGAACGTCCATACCTGGAAGTCGGCGACCGGGGAAAAGGCATATCAGAAGCCGATGCCGAGCGTATCTTCGAACCGTTTTTTACCGGCGAACAAGGCGGCACCGGCCTCGGTTTGTTTATTTGCCGTGAACTTTGCGAATGCAACCGGGCTACACTGATCTACCAGCCGCGACCCGATGGCGGCAGTATCTTCAGAATTACTTTTTCCGATCCGCAACGCTGGGAGAATAACGCATGA
- a CDS encoding sigma-54-dependent Fis family transcriptional regulator, which produces MNQPTALVIDDEPDIRELLSLTLQQMDIQTRTAADLAEARALLLKKSFDLCFTDMKLPDGSGLDLVEWMQEQTPNTPVAVITAHGNVETAVRALKAGAFDFVSKPLDLDGLRKMVKTALRLRNDRTAGDEDPDTTLIGDSTAMQRVRDLVAKVARSQAPVHICGESGTGKELVAVMIHDSGPRRDGPFVPVNCGAIPSELMESEFFGHKKGSFTGAVADKPGLFQSAEGGTLFLDEVAELPLHMQVKLLRVIQEKSVRPVGSEREVPVDVRVLSSTHRNLAELVATGEFREDLFYRIHVIELHVPPLRERDGDILQLAGFILARLSEQMGLPVPALDPDAESALLAHPFPGNVRELENLLERALTLNSGNIIGAADLQLEPGSAKPAKVSDSSKLGSQLEGIEREAIVTALEQTRYNKTQAAKLLGISFRALRYRIKKLKIE; this is translated from the coding sequence ATGAATCAGCCAACCGCGCTGGTCATCGACGACGAACCCGATATCCGCGAATTGCTGAGCCTGACTTTGCAACAGATGGATATCCAGACCCGGACCGCGGCCGACCTGGCCGAAGCGCGGGCATTGTTGCTGAAAAAATCCTTCGATCTGTGTTTTACCGACATGAAATTACCCGACGGCAGCGGCCTGGACCTGGTCGAATGGATGCAGGAACAAACGCCGAATACACCGGTGGCGGTAATCACGGCGCACGGCAATGTCGAGACCGCGGTCAGGGCGCTCAAGGCGGGCGCATTCGATTTCGTATCGAAGCCGCTGGATCTCGATGGCCTGCGCAAAATGGTCAAAACAGCGCTGCGCCTGCGCAACGACCGAACGGCGGGCGATGAAGACCCCGACACCACCCTGATCGGCGATTCCACGGCCATGCAGCGCGTCCGCGACCTGGTTGCCAAGGTCGCCCGCAGCCAGGCGCCGGTCCATATATGCGGCGAGTCGGGGACCGGCAAGGAATTGGTCGCGGTCATGATCCACGATTCCGGGCCGCGGCGTGACGGTCCGTTCGTGCCGGTCAATTGCGGCGCCATACCGAGCGAGTTGATGGAGAGCGAGTTCTTCGGGCACAAGAAAGGTTCGTTTACCGGCGCGGTTGCCGACAAACCCGGCCTTTTCCAAAGCGCGGAAGGCGGCACGCTGTTTCTCGACGAAGTGGCGGAGTTGCCGCTGCACATGCAGGTCAAACTGCTGCGGGTGATCCAGGAAAAATCCGTGCGCCCGGTTGGCAGCGAACGCGAAGTGCCGGTGGATGTGCGCGTGCTCAGTTCAACCCACCGCAACCTGGCGGAACTGGTGGCGACGGGGGAATTCCGGGAAGATCTTTTTTACCGCATCCATGTCATCGAGCTGCATGTCCCGCCGCTGAGAGAGCGTGACGGCGATATTCTGCAGCTGGCCGGTTTTATCCTGGCGCGGCTATCGGAGCAGATGGGCTTGCCGGTACCGGCGCTCGATCCCGATGCCGAGTCGGCCTTGTTGGCGCATCCGTTCCCAGGCAACGTGCGTGAGCTGGAAAATCTGCTGGAAAGAGCGCTGACCCTGAACAGCGGCAACATCATCGGCGCGGCAGATCTGCAGCTTGAACCCGGCAGCGCGAAGCCGGCCAAAGTATCCGATAGCAGCAAGCTTGGCAGTCAGCTCGAGGGCATCGAGCGCGAGGCGATCGTGACAGCGCTGGAACAAACCCGTTACAACAAGACCCAGGCCGCAAAACTGCTCGGCATCAGTTTCCGGGCACTGCGCTACCGGATCAAGAAGCTGAAAATCGAATAG
- a CDS encoding pilin gives MKKIQQGFTLIELMIVVAIIGILAAIAIPAYQDYTIRAQVTEGLNLSAALKASVSEEFADSGLWPPALIDLGITASPSGRYVANLILTNGTISVTYGNDANATLVLFPLLTIKPWVSANLDVVWACGNSGQPAGTAEAPTGASAVIATSVLNKYMPSACRP, from the coding sequence ATGAAAAAGATCCAACAGGGTTTTACCCTTATCGAACTGATGATCGTGGTCGCGATTATCGGCATCCTGGCCGCGATTGCTATCCCGGCGTATCAGGATTACACCATTCGCGCGCAGGTGACCGAAGGTCTGAACTTATCGGCCGCTTTGAAGGCGTCTGTATCTGAAGAATTTGCAGATTCAGGCCTTTGGCCGCCCGCCCTGATTGACCTTGGCATCACCGCCTCGCCGTCCGGCAGGTATGTTGCCAACCTGATTTTGACCAATGGTACGATCAGCGTTACTTATGGTAACGACGCCAACGCGACACTGGTTCTGTTCCCGTTGCTGACAATCAAGCCGTGGGTCAGCGCAAACCTGGATGTGGTATGGGCGTGCGGCAACTCCGGTCAGCCGGCCGGTACTGCTGAAGCACCCACGGGTGCCTCCGCCGTAATCGCAACATCTGTTCTGAACAAGTACATGCCGTCTGCTTGCCGTCCATAA
- a CDS encoding pilin, which yields MLENRQQGFTAIELVLVFIVLAVVAGLLALAVDVYRVRGQVDHSLKAAQPAREVLERFFADTGRAPLAEEELARQGLAMPRVPDYLSALRLEGGRLELVFGNRASARLAGHTLALSPYVSIDGEMIWHCGDAPLPAGLTGLAVHAGPRAPAMVPRQFLPSACRN from the coding sequence ATGCTCGAAAATCGCCAACAGGGTTTCACCGCCATCGAACTGGTCCTGGTTTTCATCGTGCTGGCTGTAGTCGCGGGCCTGCTTGCGCTGGCGGTGGATGTATACCGGGTTCGCGGTCAGGTCGACCACAGCCTGAAGGCGGCGCAACCCGCCCGCGAAGTGCTGGAGCGATTCTTCGCGGATACGGGCCGCGCGCCGCTGGCCGAGGAAGAACTGGCCCGTCAGGGCCTGGCCATGCCGCGCGTACCTGATTACCTTTCGGCCCTCAGGCTGGAAGGCGGGCGGCTGGAACTGGTGTTCGGCAACCGGGCCAGCGCGCGCCTGGCCGGGCATACGCTGGCGCTCAGTCCTTATGTATCGATCGATGGCGAGATGATCTGGCATTGCGGCGATGCGCCCTTGCCAGCCGGGCTTACCGGCCTGGCTGTTCATGCCGGGCCCAGGGCGCCGGCGATGGTGCCACGGCAGTTTTTACCGTCTGCGTGCCGGAACTGA
- the pilB gene encoding type IV-A pilus assembly ATPase PilB, which translates to MAVAAKKTHLTGLPRRLVQEEICTEEVVQQAIAAAKKEKTTLVNHLINNRLADAQDVAQAASHEFGVPTLNLEALTVDIDVCKLVNQDLLAKHKVLPLVKRGKRIFIAVSDPTNLHALDEIRFQTALSVEAIVVEQDKLDEAIGKAMEAMDTSMDAYDDEDFDLENLEIGAAEDFQPDEVSSADVDDAPVVRFVNKILLDAIRKGASDVHFEPFEKFFRVRVRLDGVLREVAKPPVALAGKVCARLKVMSRLDIAERRVPQDGRIKMRISKNRSIDFRMNTCPTLFGEKVVLRILDPTSAQMGIQNLGYEDFQQKLFEDQLAKPYGMILVTGPTGSGKTVSLYTGLNILNSIDRNISTAEDPVEINMPGVNQVNVNFKVGLNFATAMKAFLRQDPDVIMVGEIRDLETADIAIKAAQTGHLVLSTLHTNDAPNTLTRMVDMGVKPYAIASSVSLIIAQRLARVLCNDCKEARDIPPEALLAEGFTREDIKKGLTIYGPVGCSRCTDGYKGRTGIYQVMPVTHEIGQIILQGGNATQVADQAALEGVWDLRRSALEKARKGITGLEEINRITID; encoded by the coding sequence ATGGCGGTAGCTGCGAAGAAAACCCATCTGACTGGTCTGCCCAGACGCCTGGTGCAGGAAGAAATCTGCACCGAGGAAGTCGTGCAGCAGGCCATTGCGGCCGCCAAGAAAGAAAAAACCACGCTGGTTAACCACCTGATCAACAACCGTCTTGCCGACGCGCAAGACGTAGCTCAGGCGGCTTCCCATGAATTCGGCGTGCCGACGCTGAATCTCGAAGCGCTGACTGTCGACATCGATGTCTGCAAACTGGTCAACCAGGACCTGCTGGCCAAGCACAAGGTCTTGCCGCTGGTCAAACGCGGCAAACGTATTTTCATCGCGGTATCCGACCCGACCAACTTGCACGCGCTGGACGAGATCCGTTTTCAGACCGCGCTCAGCGTCGAAGCGATCGTCGTCGAACAAGACAAGCTCGACGAAGCGATTGGCAAGGCCATGGAAGCCATGGATACCAGCATGGATGCCTACGACGACGAAGATTTCGACCTGGAAAACCTCGAAATCGGCGCCGCCGAGGATTTTCAACCCGATGAGGTCAGCAGCGCCGACGTAGACGACGCCCCGGTCGTCCGTTTCGTCAACAAAATCCTGCTCGACGCCATCAGGAAGGGGGCATCCGATGTCCATTTCGAGCCCTTCGAGAAATTTTTCCGGGTGCGCGTGCGTCTGGACGGGGTTCTGCGCGAAGTGGCCAAACCACCAGTCGCACTGGCCGGCAAAGTCTGTGCGCGCCTGAAGGTCATGTCGCGACTCGATATCGCCGAGCGGCGGGTGCCGCAGGATGGCCGCATCAAGATGCGGATTTCGAAAAACCGGTCGATCGATTTCCGGATGAATACCTGCCCGACGTTGTTCGGGGAAAAAGTCGTCCTGCGTATCCTCGATCCCACCAGCGCCCAGATGGGCATCCAAAATCTGGGGTACGAAGATTTTCAGCAAAAACTGTTCGAAGACCAGCTCGCCAAACCTTATGGCATGATCCTGGTCACCGGACCCACCGGCAGCGGCAAGACCGTTTCGCTTTATACCGGTCTGAACATTCTGAACAGTATCGACCGCAATATATCCACCGCGGAGGACCCGGTGGAAATCAACATGCCGGGCGTAAACCAGGTCAACGTGAACTTCAAAGTCGGCCTGAATTTCGCGACCGCAATGAAAGCCTTCCTGCGACAGGATCCCGATGTCATCATGGTCGGCGAAATCCGCGACCTGGAAACCGCCGATATCGCTATCAAGGCGGCGCAGACCGGTCACCTGGTCCTGTCCACGCTGCATACCAACGATGCGCCGAATACCCTGACCCGAATGGTCGACATGGGCGTCAAACCCTATGCGATCGCGAGTTCGGTCAGCCTGATTATCGCGCAGCGCCTAGCCAGGGTTCTTTGCAACGACTGCAAGGAGGCCCGGGACATTCCGCCAGAAGCGCTGCTGGCAGAAGGCTTCACCCGCGAAGACATCAAGAAGGGGCTGACCATCTACGGGCCCGTTGGCTGTTCGCGTTGCACCGATGGCTACAAGGGCCGGACTGGCATATACCAGGTCATGCCGGTGACCCACGAGATAGGCCAGATCATCCTGCAGGGCGGCAACGCGACCCAGGTGGCCGATCAGGCCGCTCTCGAGGGCGTCTGGGACCTCCGCCGCTCGGCGCTCGAAAAAGCCAGGAAGGGCATTACCGGGCTGGAAGAAATCAACCGGATCACGATAGATTAG
- a CDS encoding type II secretion system F family protein — translation MANAAIKQIPFIWEGTDRKGKRIKGKSLASSEAALRSTLRRQGLVPIKVRKERTLFSSQGTVTPADIAIFSRQLATMLTAGIPLVQAFEIVAAGHDVPAVRKLILNIKTDVEGGTTLADALARHPLYFDDLFVNLVRAGEQAGALESLLDKIATYKEKTEELKKKIKKALTYPTAVLVVALVVTVILLIFVIPQFEDLFKGFGADLPAFTQMVINLSEFVQAKGWFMAIVAGGGMWAFLEWKKRSRKLRHVLDRISLKLPIIGTILNKAAIARFARTLSTMFNAGVPLVEALESVAGATGNIVYEVAVLQLREEVATGQRLAASMENVNLFPNMVIQMIAVGEESGALDDMASKVADFYEAEVDNAVDSMSSLLEPMIMAILGVLVGGLVIAMYLPIFKMGAVI, via the coding sequence ATGGCAAACGCAGCAATCAAACAAATCCCCTTTATCTGGGAAGGAACGGATCGCAAGGGCAAGCGCATCAAGGGCAAATCCCTGGCCAGCAGCGAAGCCGCACTGCGCTCGACACTGCGCCGCCAGGGCCTGGTGCCGATCAAGGTGCGCAAGGAAAGAACGCTGTTTTCGTCCCAGGGCACGGTCACGCCAGCGGATATTGCCATTTTCAGCCGCCAGCTTGCGACCATGCTGACCGCCGGCATCCCGCTGGTGCAGGCCTTCGAGATCGTCGCCGCCGGCCACGATGTGCCGGCCGTGCGCAAACTGATCCTGAACATCAAGACCGATGTCGAGGGAGGTACGACGCTTGCCGACGCACTGGCGAGACACCCGCTGTATTTTGACGATCTTTTCGTCAACCTGGTCCGGGCGGGCGAACAGGCCGGCGCGCTGGAATCGCTGCTCGACAAGATCGCCACCTACAAGGAAAAGACCGAGGAGCTCAAGAAAAAAATCAAGAAAGCGCTCACTTATCCGACCGCGGTCCTGGTTGTCGCCCTGGTCGTGACCGTAATTTTGCTGATCTTCGTGATCCCGCAGTTTGAGGATCTGTTCAAGGGTTTTGGCGCCGATCTGCCGGCCTTCACGCAGATGGTTATCAATCTTTCCGAATTCGTGCAAGCCAAGGGCTGGTTCATGGCCATTGTCGCCGGCGGCGGCATGTGGGCATTCCTGGAATGGAAAAAACGCTCGCGCAAACTGCGCCACGTGCTCGACAGGATTTCCCTGAAACTGCCGATTATAGGCACGATCCTCAACAAGGCGGCGATCGCCCGATTCGCCAGGACGCTGTCGACGATGTTTAACGCGGGCGTGCCGCTGGTCGAAGCCCTCGAGTCGGTCGCCGGCGCCACCGGCAATATCGTCTATGAGGTTGCGGTCCTGCAGCTACGCGAAGAAGTGGCCACCGGTCAGCGCCTGGCGGCTTCCATGGAGAATGTCAACCTGTTCCCCAACATGGTCATCCAGATGATAGCGGTCGGCGAGGAGTCGGGTGCGCTGGATGACATGGCCTCGAAGGTTGCGGATTTTTATGAAGCAGAGGTCGACAATGCAGTGGACAGCATGAGCAGTCTGCTCGAACCGATGATCATGGCCATCCTGGGCGTGCTGGTTGGCGGACTGGTTATCGCCATGTACCTGCCGATATTCAAGATGGGTGCGGTCATCTGA
- a CDS encoding prepilin peptidase yields the protein MDVINFIAGNPMLYLVLAFLTGLMVGSFLNVVIYRLPVMLEREWKQQCSEIMDLEPVAEKARFNLLTPSSSCPSCGHRITAWQNIPILSYLLLRGKCAACATRISPRYPAVELLTSMVSVLVVWRFGFTLEALAALFLSWTLIALSGIDLDHKLLPDSLTLPLLWTGLLISLAGKLVSAETLFIDPADSIAGAVIGYLALWSVYQLFLLITGKEGMGYGDFKLLAALGAWLGLQQLPLVIFFSALVGAAAGIVMIVALGRDRQIPIPYGPYLAAAGWVALMWGSDISAFYFRIAGLA from the coding sequence ATGGATGTAATCAACTTTATTGCCGGCAATCCAATGTTGTACCTGGTTCTGGCTTTTCTGACCGGGCTGATGGTGGGCAGCTTCCTGAATGTCGTTATCTATCGTTTGCCGGTGATGCTTGAACGGGAGTGGAAACAACAATGTTCTGAGATCATGGACCTGGAGCCGGTGGCAGAAAAAGCCAGGTTCAACCTGCTGACGCCGAGCTCCAGCTGTCCGTCGTGCGGCCACCGGATAACCGCCTGGCAAAACATCCCGATATTGAGCTACCTGTTGCTGCGTGGAAAATGCGCCGCCTGCGCAACCCGGATATCTCCACGCTACCCCGCGGTCGAACTATTGACCAGCATGGTCTCGGTTCTGGTCGTCTGGCGTTTTGGCTTTACGCTGGAAGCACTGGCGGCCCTGTTCCTGAGCTGGACCCTTATCGCGTTGAGCGGGATCGACCTTGATCACAAGTTGCTGCCCGACTCGCTGACCTTGCCGTTGCTGTGGACGGGTTTGCTGATCAGCCTCGCCGGCAAACTGGTCTCTGCGGAAACACTGTTCATCGATCCCGCGGACAGCATTGCCGGCGCCGTCATCGGTTACCTGGCGCTGTGGTCGGTTTACCAGCTCTTTCTCCTAATCACCGGCAAGGAAGGCATGGGCTATGGTGATTTCAAGCTACTGGCGGCACTCGGCGCCTGGCTTGGCTTACAGCAGCTGCCGCTGGTCATTTTTTTCTCGGCCCTGGTCGGGGCGGCGGCCGGGATTGTCATGATCGTCGCGCTGGGACGAGACCGGCAGATACCGATCCCGTACGGCCCGTATCTTGCTGCCGCGGGCTGGGTGGCATTGATGTGGGGCAGCGACATCAGCGCCTTTTATTTTCGTATTGCCGGTCTGGCATGA
- a CDS encoding dephospho-CoA kinase, which yields MFRVGLTGGIACGKTTVADLFAALGAHIIDTDELARDVVEPGEPALESVIEHFGSSILNDDGRLNRRALRRLVFSDPEKRHLLEQILHPAIRQRMIESSAIVRGPYQVLVIPLLVESHSDGHVDRVLVVDCDEEVQIRRLMNRDHESRENAENMLAAQISRQDRLDHADDIIDGGSSLEALQKRVKQLDQYYRELATSLPHTGP from the coding sequence ATGTTCAGAGTCGGTCTGACCGGCGGTATCGCCTGTGGCAAGACGACGGTTGCCGACCTGTTTGCGGCACTGGGCGCCCATATCATCGACACCGACGAACTGGCTCGTGATGTGGTGGAACCCGGTGAGCCAGCGCTGGAATCTGTAATCGAGCATTTCGGCAGTTCGATCCTCAATGACGATGGTCGGCTCAATCGTCGCGCGCTAAGGCGCCTGGTGTTCTCGGATCCGGAGAAAAGACACCTCCTGGAGCAAATTCTCCATCCCGCCATTCGCCAGCGAATGATCGAATCCAGCGCCATCGTGCGCGGGCCCTACCAGGTTCTGGTGATCCCGCTGCTGGTGGAGAGCCACAGCGACGGCCATGTCGACCGGGTCCTGGTCGTGGATTGCGACGAGGAAGTACAAATCCGGCGCCTGATGAACCGCGACCATGAATCCAGGGAGAATGCCGAAAATATGCTGGCGGCCCAGATATCCCGTCAAGACAGACTGGACCACGCAGACGACATCATTGACGGCGGAAGCAGCCTGGAGGCACTGCAAAAAAGGGTAAAACAACTCGATCAATACTATCGCGAACTCGCGACAAGTTTGCCGCATACCGGCCCGTAG
- the zapD gene encoding cell division protein ZapD yields MYNPASQHSQPADDYLVYEQPLAERMRTFLRIEFLYQQSLYHSEMDAPWSSRAAVDSLLGIMAILTRGDVRGDVLKELERHTVELNRYQAKSGVDGGRLQALLTNLSSLRDQLIGQQSRFLQRLKESDFLSAVKHRSAIPGGTCEFDLPDYNHWLHRDMQDRRKDYENWIADLRPLCDGVAELLWLTRESISATESTAKAGMFQQALEKGSSVQMVRVAVPRSANVFPEISGSQQRFTVRFLEWQDTDHRPTQTSDDIDFLLYLC; encoded by the coding sequence ATGTATAATCCTGCCAGCCAGCATTCACAGCCAGCGGACGATTACCTGGTCTATGAGCAGCCCCTGGCGGAGCGCATGCGCACCTTTCTGCGTATAGAATTTCTCTACCAGCAATCTCTTTATCATTCGGAAATGGATGCGCCGTGGAGCAGCCGTGCAGCTGTCGACAGCCTGCTGGGGATTATGGCCATCCTGACCCGTGGCGATGTACGTGGCGATGTACTGAAAGAACTCGAGCGCCACACTGTTGAGCTAAACCGTTACCAGGCGAAATCGGGTGTGGACGGCGGTCGCCTGCAGGCGCTCTTGACCAACCTCAGCAGCCTGCGTGATCAGCTAATCGGGCAGCAAAGCCGTTTTTTGCAACGCCTCAAGGAATCGGACTTTCTTTCCGCAGTCAAGCATCGTAGCGCAATACCCGGCGGCACCTGCGAATTCGATTTGCCGGACTACAACCATTGGCTCCATCGCGACATGCAGGACCGCCGCAAGGACTACGAAAATTGGATAGCGGATTTGCGGCCGCTTTGCGATGGCGTTGCCGAGCTGTTATGGCTGACTCGGGAAAGTATTTCCGCCACTGAATCGACCGCCAAGGCCGGCATGTTTCAGCAGGCCCTGGAGAAAGGATCGTCAGTTCAGATGGTGCGGGTTGCAGTCCCGAGAAGCGCCAATGTTTTTCCCGAGATCAGTGGCAGCCAGCAGCGTTTTACCGTGCGTTTCCTCGAATGGCAGGACACCGATCATCGGCCAACCCAGACATCGGATGATATCGACTTCCTGCTTTATCTTTGCTGA
- a CDS encoding Nudix family hydrolase produces the protein MIRVAVGILQREDGRTLLMQRLPGTFREGQWEFPGGKIESGENSRSALARELHEELGIEVSGARRRITLRHAYPEKTVLLEVWQVTHFTGQPRNTEGHRLCWVEPAELRRIGLLDADRPIVTSLELPATYVITPSPPIDDKNASAKWLDQLEQTLDLGISLLQLHCPGWSASSYGRLAKTVARRCEASATRLLLNGAPLQVLPLSERLGAAGCHVPARFLEQLGNLQKPVGLVVGASCHSAAELAAAERANADFCVLGPVLPAVGQRDRAALGWPGFSALLRKVSMPVFALGGLVPNDLETAWRHGAQGVAGISGFWCQKAGACAAAGNQQR, from the coding sequence ATGATCAGGGTGGCCGTGGGAATTTTGCAGCGCGAGGATGGCAGGACGTTGCTGATGCAGCGTCTGCCTGGCACTTTCCGCGAAGGGCAGTGGGAATTTCCCGGCGGCAAGATCGAATCCGGTGAGAATTCCCGCAGCGCCCTGGCACGGGAGCTGCACGAAGAACTGGGGATCGAGGTAAGCGGTGCGCGGCGCCGCATTACACTGCGGCATGCATACCCGGAAAAGACCGTGCTTCTCGAAGTCTGGCAAGTCACCCATTTCACCGGCCAGCCGCGCAATACTGAAGGGCATAGGTTGTGCTGGGTGGAGCCCGCTGAATTAAGACGCATCGGGTTGCTCGATGCCGACCGGCCTATCGTCACCAGCCTGGAACTGCCCGCCACCTATGTCATTACGCCATCCCCGCCGATCGACGATAAAAATGCCTCGGCCAAATGGCTGGACCAGCTCGAGCAAACTCTGGATCTCGGCATTTCGCTGTTGCAACTCCATTGCCCGGGGTGGTCGGCGAGCAGCTACGGCCGGCTGGCAAAAACTGTTGCGCGCCGCTGCGAGGCCTCCGCGACACGCCTGCTGCTCAATGGCGCTCCATTACAGGTCCTGCCGCTGAGTGAGCGGCTGGGAGCGGCAGGTTGCCATGTTCCCGCGCGCTTCCTGGAGCAACTGGGCAACCTGCAAAAACCCGTTGGACTGGTGGTTGGCGCGTCCTGTCATTCCGCTGCGGAGCTGGCTGCGGCGGAACGCGCCAATGCGGATTTCTGCGTACTCGGGCCGGTCTTGCCTGCCGTCGGTCAGCGGGATCGCGCGGCATTGGGCTGGCCGGGTTTTAGCGCCTTGCTAAGAAAAGTTTCCATGCCGGTTTTTGCGCTCGGCGGCCTGGTGCCCAATGACCTGGAAACGGCCTGGCGCCACGGCGCCCAGGGGGTAGCCGGAATCAGCGGGTTCTGGTGCCAAAAGGCAGGAGCCTGTGCGGCGGCAGGGAATCAGCAAAGATAA